Proteins encoded in a region of the Hypomesus transpacificus isolate Combined female chromosome 17, fHypTra1, whole genome shotgun sequence genome:
- the nags gene encoding N-acetylglutamate synthase, mitochondrial, producing the protein MAKVNSSTSSCRAMVMAGKYLSNPSPVLSQSTGHRRMLKLQRRLASSNAAGHGSKIPALGHQDFPNTFSASDRHVLSTRTLIYRDVKAFLNEIGGDPREARYWLTQFQRASLSQAPAFAVIEVDKSVFQRGDMLQSLAFGLSFLQRMDMKPVVVMGLSRAEVEEEVLAGSTSNIRANLVERSQALTELLQQHSATVIPFFSAEALLLQQDPPNGSSGEGPISVDSGLLQWSLDCGAIPLVCPVGRNTTGCSVALDSVNVTAAISRALTPLKVMFLNSRGGLRNQDHKVLGSVSLPGDLPGLTSASWLSLAECQQVATIAQLLNQLPCESSAVITSGKTLLTELFSHKGSGTLFKNGDPIHRYTSLEGIDLERLLALINKSFDKTLKEDYIESLKGRLHSIYLSKGYSAAAIITKEPVGSATPYLDKFVVSSSKQGQGTSQILWQCIRQDLGRLFWRSRGSNRINPWYFKHCDGSFANGSWTVFWFGLTDIRDSYELVEYAKQVPDSFYEPIGGGGTAAQTPPLQS; encoded by the exons ATGGCCAAAGTAAACAGTAGCACTTCCAGTTGCAGGGCCATGGTAATGGCTGGCAAATACCTATCGAATCCATCACCGGTGCTCTCCCAAAGCACCGGTCACCGAAGGATGTTGAAACTTCAGCGGCGTTTAGCGAGTTCAAACGCGGCCGGCCACGGGAGCAAAATCCCGGCTCTGGGACATCAAGATTTCCCCAACACTTTCTCAGCCTCTGACCGTCATGTGTTGTCAACCCGCACTTTAATTTATCGCGATGTCAAGGCTTTTCTCAATGAAATTGGTGGAGACCCCAGAGAAGCCCGATACTGGCTAACCCAGTTCCAGAGAGCGAGTTTGTCACAAGCCCCTGCATTTGCAGTTATAGAA GTGGATAAGTCCGTGTTTCAGCGCGGCGACATGCTGCAGAGCTTGGCCTTCGGGCTCTCCTTCCTGCAGCGGATGGACATGAAGCCAGTGGTGGTGATGGGGCTCTCTCgggcagaggtggaggaggaggtgttggCAGGGTCCACGTCCAACATCAGGGCGAACCTAGTTGAGCGAAGCCAGGCTCTGACGGAGTTACTGCAGCAACACTCGGCCACTGTCATCCCTTTCTTTAGTGCCGAAGCACTGCTTCTGCAACAGGACCCTCCCAACGGAAGCAG TGGTGAAGGGCCTATATCCGTGGACAGCGGTCTTCTGCAGTGGAGCCTAGACTGTGGCGCCATCCCCCTTGTGTGCCCCGTGGGGAGGAACACCACTGGGTGTTCAGTAGCGCTGGACTCGGTCAATGTGACCGCAGCCATCTCCAGAGCCCTGACACCCCTCAAGGTCATGTTCCTCAACAGCCGGGGTGGTCTACGCAACCAGGaccacaag gtcctgggTTCGGTGTCTCTGCCCGGGGATCTGCCGGGCCTGACCAGTGCGTCGTGGCTGAGCCTGGCAGAGTGCCAGCAGGTGGCCACCATCGCCCAGCTTCTCAACCAGCTGCCCTGCGAGTCGTCCGCGGTCATCACCTCCGGCAAGACCCTGCTCACTGAGCTCTTCAGTCACAAAG GTTCAGGAACCCTGTTTAAAAACGGAGACCCCATTCACCG GTACACCTCGTTAGAGGGCATCGACTTGGAGCGCCTGCTGGCTCTGATCAACAAGTCGTTCGACAAGACCCTGAAGGAAGACTACATCGAGTCTCTGAAGGGACGCCTACACTCCATCTACCTCTCTAAAGG CTACAGCGCGGCGGCCATCATCACCAAGGAACCAGTGGGCAGTGCCACTCCCTACCTGGACAAGTTTGTGGTGAGCAGCAGCAAGCAGGGCCAGGGCACCAGCCAGATCCTCTGGCAGTGCATCCGCCAGGACCTGGGGCGCCTCTTCTGGAGGTCCCGCGGCTCCAACCGCATCAACCCCTG GTACTTCAAACATTGTGACGGTAGCTTCGCCAACGGCAGCTGGACCGTGTTCTGGTTCGGCCTGACCGACATCAGGGACTCGTACGAGCTGGTGGAGTATGCCAAGCAGGTTCCCGACTCCTTCTACGAGCCaatcggaggaggaggaaccgCTGCCCAGACACCGCCCCT